In Primulina huaijiensis isolate GDHJ02 chromosome 4, ASM1229523v2, whole genome shotgun sequence, a genomic segment contains:
- the LOC140974800 gene encoding 4-coumarate--CoA ligase-like 9 has translation MAETQPLSPNPNNGYCPRTNIYHTLGPAVPLPPFSQPLSIFDYTFSLLHSPTTPTSGALATTHFLIDADTGRRVTYSTFLLQVSSLSSSLKSLYPSLSKNDVAFILSPSSFYVPVLYLSLLSLGITISPSNPLSSPLELAHQIELSKPAIVFATSATAQKLPPNLTLVLLDSQKFLSMLEAKASVSTVDVVVNHWDHAAILYSSGTTGKVQGVVLTHRNLIAAIAGFHHKNLSYNEKAKEEENSVYIHPVSLFTVSLFHVFGLFMFIRAASMGESVVLMEKFDFLKMLEAVEKYRVTYISVAPPLVVVMVKSDLVAKYDLSSLQAVGSGGAPLGKEVSEEFKAKFPHVELYQVRKY, from the coding sequence ATGGCGGAAACTCAGCCACTCTCCCCCAACCCCAACAATGGCTACTGCCCCCGAACAAACATATACCACACCCTCGGCCCCGCCGTCCCTCTGCCGCCTTTCTCGCAACCCCTATCCATATTCGATTACACCTTCTCCCTCCTGCATTCCCCCACCACCCCCACCTCCGGCGCCCTCGCCACCACCCACTTCCTCATAGACGCCGACACTGGCCGTCGCGTCACTTACTCAACCTTCCTCCTCCAAGTCAGTTCCCTCTCATCCTCCCTTAAATCCCTCTATCCTTCCCTCTCCAAGAACGACGTTGCTTTCATCCTCTCGCCGTCCTCCTTCTACGTTCCGGTCCTCTACTTATCTCTCCTCTCTCTGGGAATCACCATTTCGCCTTCCAATCCATTATCTTCTCCATTGGAGCTAGCCCACCAAATCGAACTCAGTAAACCCGCCATCGTCTTCGCCACCTCAGCCACTGCCCAGAAGCTTCCGCCGAATCTCACGTTAGTCCTCCTCGATTCCCAGAAATTTCTCTCCATGCTTGAGGCGAAAGCTTCGGTCAGTACAGTCGACGTCGTTGTGAATCATTGGGACCACGCCGCGATTCTCTACTCCTCCGGCACGACGGGTAAAGTGCAAGGCGTCGTGTTAACTCACCGCAACTTGATAGCAGCGATCGCTGGATTTCATCACAAAAATTTATCCTACAATGAGAAAGCAAAAGAGGAAGAAAATAGTGTTTATATTCACCCAGTCTCGTTATTCACAGTGTCGTTGTTTCACGTGTTTGGGCTTTTTATGTTTATAAGGGCGGCGTCGATGGGGGAGAGCGTAGTGTTGATGGAGAAATTCGATTTCTTGAAGATGTTAGAAGCTGTCGAAAAGTACAGGGTGACGTATATCTCGGTGGCGCCGCCGCTGGTGGTGGTTATGGTGAAGTCGGATTTGGTGGCGAAGTACGACTTAAGCTCTTTGCAGGCAGTGGGCTCCGGCGGAGCCCCGCTGGGGAAGGAGGTTTCCGAGGAGTTCAAGGCTAAATTCCCTCACGTGGAACTCTACCAGGTACGTAAGTATTGA